In the Nicotiana tabacum cultivar K326 chromosome 16, ASM71507v2, whole genome shotgun sequence genome, one interval contains:
- the LOC107790085 gene encoding BTB/POZ domain-containing protein At3g19850: MPDLCDLQIHVNGQQTFFLHEKVLSRFCGKLRKIIKEEKRRNQIRKSGIEIDDFPGGAEGFELVSRFCYNNGSIIITVSNVSLLHCCAVSLGMTEKLSSCNLLHQTETFLEGLFDWSWADILTSLRTCESFFSFADSCGLIQKLMNSLLAKIAQNSDVSVLFASSSSSSSSPDTPNGLFLRTPSSSSSSNKAAWWFEDLTILSPKIIQQFLKTLGAFGSDNNNLVLTRFLLHYLKTATQCKGNNNNLISSSEYTGLADTAVHGVVLMGKTAFSCRSLFWVLRIVSGFGLSRECRAGLEKLIGGLLDQATLDDLLISGHNGGAYDVNLVVSLIRLFVHHDKVVCIPRMMKVGRLIDNYLREIAPDQSLKISKFLAIAESLPDYARDSFDGVYRAIDIYLESHPALPLEERSRLCRCQNYDKLSLEACKDLAKNPRIPPRIAVQALASQGSNFVKEKDTKKKNIKNPSSMKNSTQMVLYKKNKSESSSTCASDFSPVDVGEDAESEHMRLNLQRMQWKVVELEKVCREMKGQMSRMVKTPSHNRALPRLC; the protein is encoded by the exons ATGCCAGACCTATGTGATCTGCAAATCCATGTCAATGGCCAACAAACATTCTTTCTCCACGAG AAAGTACTTTCAAGATTCTGTGGGAAGTTGAGGAAGATaataaaggaagagaagagaagaaatcaGATAAGGAAATCAGGCATTGAGATTGATGATTTCCCAGGTGGGGCTGAAGGCTTTGAATTAGTTTCAAGATTCTGTTACAACAATGGCAGCATCATAATAACTGTCTCAAATGTGTCACTCCTCCATTGCTGTGCTGTCTCTCTTGGGATGACAGAGAAATTGTCTTCTTGCAATCTCTTGCATCAAACTGAGACTTTTCTTGAAGGATTATTTGACTGGTCATGGGCTGATATTCTCACATCTCTCAGGACTTGTGAATCTTTCTTCTCATTTGCAGATTCTTGTGGACTAATTCAGAAGCTCATGAATTCACTTCTTGCCAAGATTGCTCAGAATTCTGATGTTAGTGTCCTTTTTGCTTCGTCCTCTTCATCATCCTCTTCTCCAGATACTCCTAATGGCCTCTTCCTCAGaaccccttcttcttcttcatcatcaaacAAAGCTGCTTGGTGGTTTGAGGACTTAACCATTTTATCCCCTAAAATAATACAACAGTTTCTCAAGACTTTAGGGGCTTTTGGGAGTGACAACAACAACTTAGTCCTCACTAGATTTCTTCTTCATTACTTGAAAACAGCAACCCAATGCAAAGGTAATAACAACAATCTGATTTCAAGCTCAGAGTACACTGGTCTAGCAGATACAGCAGTTCATGGAGTGGTTTTGATGGGAAAGACAGCATTTTCTTGCAGAAGTCTGTTTTGGGTACTGAGAATTGTTTCTGGATTTGGGCTTAGCAGAGAATGCAGGGCTGGATTAGAGAAATTAATAGGGGGATTGCTTGATCAAGCAACCTTAGATGATTTGCTAATTAGTGGGCATAATGGGGGTGCTTATGATGTTAATCTTGTGGTGAGTTTGATTAGATTGTTTGTTCATCATGATAAAGTTGTTTGTATACCAAGAATGATGAAAGTTGGAAGGTTGATAGATAATTACTTGAGAGAGATAGCACCTGACCAAAGCCTAAAAATCTCAAAGTTCCTCGCCATAGCAGAGAGTTTGCCAGATTATGCAAGGGATAGCTTCGATGGGGTCTACAGAGCCATTGATATCTATCTTGAG TCTCATCCAGCCCTTCCATTAGAAGAAAGATCAAGACTATGCAGATGTCAAAACTATGACAAGCTAAGCCTTGAAGCATGCAAAGACCTTGCAAAAAACCCCAGAATCCCACCAAGAATTGCCGTTCAGGCACTTGCTTCTCAGGGTTCAAATTTTGTGAAGGAaaaagatacaaaaaagaagaataTTAAAAATCCTAGCAGCATGAAAAATAGTACTCAAATGGTTTTGTACAAGAAAAATAAGAGTGAGAGCTCTAGTACTTGTGCGAGTGATTTCTCCCCTGTAGATGTTGGAGAAGATGCAGAGAGTGAGCATATGAGACTAAATCTGCAAAGAATGCAATGGAAAGTTGTGGAATTGGAGAAAGTTTGCCGGGAGATGAAAGGCCAAATGTCAAGAATGGTGAAAACCCCTTCACATAATAGAGCTTTACCTAGGCTTTGTTGA